In Nocardioides nitrophenolicus, the genomic window CCTCGTGGACGCTGGCGCCGGCCCAGATCCCGACCTGGCGGTCGGAGAGCCCGAGCGGCGCTTGCAGCAGGGGGAGCGCGATCATCGCGACGGTGCCGAAGAGCGTCACCAGGGTGATCGCGGTCGCGACGTCGTCCTCGTCCGCGTCGGCGGTGCGCTCCATGCCGGCGATCGCCGAGGCCCCGCAGATCGAGAATCCGGTCGCGATCAGCAGGCTGCGCGCCGGGCCGACGTCCATCCGCAGGCCGAGCCACCAGGTCAGGGCCAAGGTGGTGACCAGGGTCAGCACGACGATCGCGATCACCCGCACGCCGAGGCCGGCGATCGCGGTCAGCGGCAGCGAGCAGCCGAGCAGCACCACGCCGATCCGCAGCAGTCGGCGGACCGCGACCCGCAGGCCCGGCCGGGCCGCGGGAGGGACCAGGTCCAGGTTCGCGGCCGCGGCGCCGAGCAGCACCGCCCAGGTCAGCACGCCCACCGACGGCAGCAGCCGGTGGCCGGCCGCGGCGAGCGCGACGCCGATGCCGGTGAACA contains:
- a CDS encoding YeiH family protein, with product MTSTTVRDRTTTGRRRGPGSAPLPGLVFTGIGVALAAAGHRLLPSVGVLTWAVLLGAAAANLDLVPPAARPGLRVAVRRLLRIGVVLLGCSLPLTAIAGLGVRVIAIVVLTLVTTLALTWWLGLRMDVGPARSLLIATGFSICGASAIAGMERTADADEDDVATAITLVTLFGTVAMIALPLLQAPLGLSDRQVGIWAGASVHEVGQVVAAAGPAGGAAVALAVVVKLTRVLLLAPVVAVVSAGRRGRAPDLQRPPVVPLFVLGFVACVLLRSAGLLPAGVVDLVGTLQAGTLAAALFALGTGVHLGGLLHGGGRPLALGAVSTLIVTTVSLVGVLVVG